A window from Primulina huaijiensis isolate GDHJ02 chromosome 13, ASM1229523v2, whole genome shotgun sequence encodes these proteins:
- the LOC140991234 gene encoding uncharacterized protein — MAEELIQENEDEIQSQHDHDRRITLRDHMNPKRTNRQMVEFMCNGTFEDKDPNEAIEYLDSLAENAQNWDTIGTIEPSNKIQSPTSGGGMYTLKDEHDLQARFTSLARKVEALELKKNESLHEQANVLNNLKRPNFEPFSQSYNPGWRNHPNFSWRNDNAAQFSQPHFQNQQNFQNYAPYVPPPKRNLEDILNSFIAKQESINTQTAQTMTDLKDTLAKFASALNVHEKGKFPSQPLPNPKDHHSQTGTSGTQPMDQVKSVITLRSGKVVEKSILEPCEDDDKSTPKGKEVEPITCEEEVQQTVSPPFPHALKNTKKSNLNSDIYDIFKQVPSYAKFLKDLCTVKRKLNVKKKAFLAEQVSAIIQNNNALKYKDPGCPTISCIIGERKIKKALLDLGASVNLLPYSVYQELNLGRPFLATSNALINCRNGIMKLSFGNMTLELNVFNLCKQPHDKGDESEDENLIETLVEENIQEGSTRDQLDICSIETVKENIEIDLDDFIRYHSLPGSEKEFDAKYENKDEPPILELKPLPEELKYAFLGEDETYPVVISSKLASHPYYCFLDGYSGYYQIPIALEDQDKTTFTCPFGTFAFRRMSFGLCNAPATFQRCMLSIFCDMVENCSEIFMDDLTVFGNTFDNCLENLEKVLKSDHSAIRYLLTKQDAKPRLACGGHFSSKKTAAKILQCGFYWPTLFKDTHEICKICENCQKLGAISKRNMMPLNPIIEIEIFDCWGIDFMGPFPSSFGYLYILVAVDFVFKWIEAIPCRTNDHKIVIKFLKENIFSRFGITRAIISDGGTHFVNKPFASLMKKYGITHKVTTPYHPQTNGQIELANREIKQILEKTVNSNRKDWSLRLNDALWAYRTAFKTSLNMSPYRWWLCQCLLLDMTLGLLRPLRSMRTHIWLLIWLIVVLMLLSLAL, encoded by the exons atggcggaagaactcatccaagaaaatgaagatgaaattcaatctcaacatgatcatgatagacgaataacacttagagatcacatgaatcctaaaCGTACTA ataggcaaatggttgaatttatgtgtaatggaacatttgaagataaagatccaaatgaggcaattgagtatctcgattcattagctgaaaatgctcaaaattgggacactataggtacaatcgaaccatcaaacaagattcaatctcctacatctggtggaggtatgtacactctcaaagatgaacatgatcttcaagctagatttacctctttggcaagaaaagttgaggcacttgaattgaaaaagaatg aatctctccatgaacaagccaatgttttaaacaatctcaaaaggccaaattttgaaccattttctcaaagttacaatccaggttggcgaaatcatccaaattttagttggaggaatgataatgctgcacaattttcacaaccacatttccaaaatcaacaaaattttcaaaattatgcaccttatgttcctccacctaaaaggaatttggaagatatattgaattctttcattgcaaagcaagagtctatcaatactcaaactgctcaaaccatgacagatttgaaagatactcttgctaaatttgcatctgcacttaatgttcatgaaaaaggtaaatttccttcacaacctctgcctaatcccaaggatcatcattcacaaactggaacttctggaactcaaccgatggatcaggtaaaatctgttattacccttcgaagtggtaaggttgtggaaaaatccattcttgaaccttgtgaagatgatgataaatcaactccaaagggtaaggaagtggaacccataacttgcgaagaggaggttcaacagacagtgtcaccaccattccctcatgcattgaaaaatacaaaaaaatcaaatttgaattctgatatatatgatatttttaaacaa gtaccatcatatgccaaatttttgaaagacttgtgcactgtgaaaagaaaattgaatgtgaaaaagaaagcatttttagccgaacaagtaagtgcaatcattcaaaataataatgctttgaaatacaaagaccctggttgtcctactatttcttgtattattggagaacgaaagattaaaaaagccttgcttgaccttggagctagtgtgaatttacttccatattcagtttatcaagaactcaatctag gtcgtccatttttagcaacttctaatgctcttataaattgcaggaatggaataatgaagttgtcatttggtaacatgaccttggagcttaatgtgtttaatctttgtaagcaaccacatgacaaaggagatgaaagtgaagatgaaaatcttattgaaactcttgtggaagaaaacattcaagaagggagtactcgtgatcaattagatatttgttcaattgaaactgttaaagaaaatattgaaattgatcttgatgattttatcaggtatcactcgttaccaggatcagagaaagaatttgatgcaaaatatgagaacaaagacgaaccacccatattggagttaaaacccttgccagaagaattgaagtatgcatttcttggagaagatgaaacatatccggtggtaatttcttccaaactagcaa gtcatccatactactgttttcttgatggatattcaggttattatcaaattcccattgcactcgaagatcaagataaaactacattcacatgtccttttggaacatttgcatttagaaggatgtcatttggattatgcaatgccccagcaacatttcaaagatgtatgctaagcattttttgcgacatggttgaaaattgttcggaaattttcatggatgatttaactgtctttgggaacacatttgataattgtcttgaaaatttggaaaaagttttaaaaag tgatcattctgctattagatatttgttgaccaaacaggatgcaaagccacgact agcatgcggaggacatttttcttcaaagaaaacagctgcaaaaatcttgcagtgtggattttattggcccactttgtttaaagacacccacgaaatctgcaagatttgtgaaaattgtcaaaaattgggtgcgatttcaaaaagaaacatgatgcctttgaatcctattattgaaattgaaatctttgattgttggggaatagattttatgggaccttttccatcgtcgtttggatacttgtatattttagttgcagttgattttgttttcaaatggatagaggcaattccatgtcgaacaaatgatcataaaatcgtcatcaaatttttaaaagaaaatatttttagtagatttggaattacTCGAGCCAttataagtgatgggggaactcactttgttaataaaccatttgcttcattaatgaaaaaatatggtattactcacaaagtaactactccttatcatcctcaaacaaatggacaaattgaattagctaatagggagataaagcaaattttggaaaaaactgttaactcaaatagaaaagattggtctctgcgacttaatgatgcactttgggcatatcgaacagcttttaaaacatcattgaatatgtctccctatag